Below is a genomic region from Paludicola sp. MB14-C6.
AAGCAATTCCAGCTTTTTCACCGGTAAAACCAAGCCCTTCTTCAGTTGTGGCTTTTATATTGACTTGGTTACTATCAATTTCACATGCATTGGCTATATTTAAAGTCATTTGGTTAATAAAAGGTCTTAATTTTGGCGCTTGCGCAATAATTGTACAATCTAAATTAGATATTTTGTAATTCTTTTGCTTTAGTATTTGAATTACGTGTTTTAGGAGTAAAATACTGTCTGCATTTTTATACTGAGAATCAGTATCCGGAAAATGAAGTCCAATATCGCCTAGTCCTGCAGCTCCCAATAATGCATCCATTATAGAGTGGGTTAAAACATCCGCATCAGAATGTCCAAGCAAGCCAACATCATGTTCAATATTGACTCCTCCAAGAATCAGCTTTCTGTCCTTGACTAATTTATGCACATCATAGCCATGACCAATTCTAGGCATATTATGTCACTCCATTTCATTAACTTATCCAATAAACATTTGTGTCCAAATTAACTGACCATTTGCATTTTTCACAACTCCAACACCTAGTTGAGTAAAGCTAGCATTTAAAATGTTTGCTCTATGACCAGGAGAATTCATCCAACCATCCATTACTTGTTCAGGTGATGTTTGACCTTTGGCAATGTTTTCACCTGCAGTTTGATAGGATACTCCGAATTGTTTCATCATATCGAATGGAGAACCGTATGTTGGCGAAGTGTGATCAAAATAATTAAGGTCTGCCATATCTTGAGATTTTTTAGTAGCAACAGAACTTAATTTTGCATTTAGTGTTAATGGATTCAATCCTGCTTTTGCCCTTTCCTGATTCACAAGATCTAAAACTCTAGTTTGAAATTGTGAAAAATCACTAGATGTAATAGGTAGTTTTGGAGGAGGAGGTGGAGCTGGTTTTGAAATTGAATTTGTATTTTGCCTTGTCGCAGTAGTTGAATTCGTATTACTTGGTTTTGTAGTTGCAGCTTTTTCAACTGCTTGACTACTTGCATTATTCTTAGATGTACTTACCTTTTGTGAACTACTATTTTCATTTGTAGAACTAGCTTTTGTTATATCAGAAGATGTTTCTTGATTTTCATTCGATTGTTGTGATATGTCTTTCATTGTTTCTACTGCTGTACTGTTCTTTTCGCTATTTTTCGAAGCAGTATTTTTTAGAAAACTAAAATTCATTGTATAAACAACGATTGCCATTATTACAAAGACAAGCACTGAAGTCATTAAAATTACATACTTTTTTTTCATATGAACCTCCATGATTTTGTTTTTGCCACAATCTAATTATAACGTAATTCATGGAAATTAGCCACATCTAAAATTATGCTAAAATTCTTGCCATCTAATTGTTTATTTTTTGTTCAATTTGATAAAGATAACCAATCAGTAAACCTCCAATTAAGTTACCAATCGTAACTGCAAGTGCTGCAGGCAGGATAGCCAACTTAAATCCAAATAGAAGTGAATAAAAAGAATAATAAAAAAAGTTTGCAACAATATGGTCAAATCCTAAAATTACAAAACCTGCAACTAAAATAAAATAAAAAGTTAAAACAACAATTTTATTATCCTTATATTTTACTGATGCCAATACACCGTAGCCAACCATCACAGCACAAAATATACCCATTATAATTAAACTTAAAAAGCTATCTTTCATTTTACTGGTTGCCACTATATCAATTGTGTGCTTTAGCTTATTTGCTAACCTTGTATTGCTTAACAAAAATGCATAAACAAAAGTTCCGATAAAGTTACCGACATACGCAATCGCAATGTCTATTGCATTATATTCTTTTGTTGCTGTTGACAGTGGTACAACTCTTGTGAATAGATAGTTATAAAAGCTAGACACTAAAAAGATTCCTAATGTAAAAAACATAGCACCAATAATATGGTTTTCAATGTATAAATATAACGTTGCTCCAAGTGAAATATAAATTCCTGACATAATTCCACTTAAAAAATTTTTTTGAATTGTCAAAACAATCTTCCCTTCTCTTAATTTGCCAAAGTATATTCTACTATAAAATAATTGTTTCGACAATATATTTATGATGATTTTAAAAATAAAAAGTATGGAAAATTCATTCCATACTTCAATCCATACGTCAATATTAAGTATTTTTCATAATAATTGATTCAACTACATTTGCAACATGCTCACAAGAGTCACAACATTTTTCTAGTTTTTCGTAAATTTCTTTCCAAATAATGATTTCAGTTGAATCTGGGTTTTCAATGAATAAATTACGAACGGCTTTACAATATAATTTATCAGCATCTTCTTCATAACCATTTACTTTTACAATTAGCTCATGAATGATTGTAGATTTATTGAAATTATAAAATTCTTCCATGCATACTTTCAATGCTTCACAACATTTTAAAATTACAGATGAAAATTCCAAAGCATCAGCACGTATTGAATGTACATTATACATATAAAGACGAATAACTACATCTTCAATAGTATCAGTTACATCATCAATTTCTTGTGATAAAGCAATAATATCTTCTCTTTCAATTGGTGTTATAAACTCACGTACCAGTTTTTTCATCATTTCATGTTTTTCATCATCAGCAGAATGCTCTACAGCATGCATTTGTTGCATTCTTTCTTCTAAATTATGTGAACCATAATCAGAAAAAATTTCATGTAGCAGTTTTGATGCACTGCATGAGTAGTCAACTAATTTGACAAAGGTTTTAAAATAATCGTTTTCACGTTTCATGTGTTGTATTATCCTTTCAGCTTTAAATTAAAAAATCATAATAAATACTTTTGTAAATACATAGGCTATCAATCCACAACCAGGGAAAGTTAAAACCCAAGTTAATACCATTTCTTTTACTACACTCCAGTTTACACAAGATAGCCTTTTAGCAGCACCTACGCCCATAATAGCTGTTGTCTTTGTATGAGTTGTACTAACAGGAACACCTGTTAATGAAGATAATAATAAACAGCCTGTTGCTGCAACATCAGCAGAAAAGCCTTGGTATTTTTCAAGTTTAACCATATCCATTCCAACAGCCTTAATAATACGATAACCTCCAATTGAAGTTCCAATACCCATTACTGCAGAACATAATACCATCAACCAAATTGGAATCGTAAAGTTGGTAACGTCACCTTGCCCATTTGCTAAAAAGATACCTAGCATAAAAACTCCCATGAATTTCTGTCCATCCTGAGCTCCATGCATAAAAGCCATCATAGCACCGCCTGCTACTTGTCCATTTTTAAAGAAACCATTCGTTTTTCTACGATCCATACGTTTACAAATTAAAGTTATCACTTTTGTTGTTATCCAGCCTAATGCAAAGCCTAAAAATGTAGAAAGCACTAATCCATATAAAACTTTCATCCATTCGCTACCATTGATACCGGATAAACCATTTTGTAGTGCAATTGCCGCACCTGAAATACCAGCAATCAATGCATGGCTTTCACTTGTTGGTATTCCAAAATACCAAGCTGTCACCGCCCAAATTACAATTGCAAACATAGCTGCACATAAAGCGACAAATGCATTATGTGTATTGCCTTTAAAATCAACCATGTTATAAATAGTCATTGCAACTGTACTGTTAATTGTCGTCATTACCAATACGCCAAGGAAATTAAAAATTGCCGCCATTATAATTGCTGCTCTTGGACTTATTGATTTTGTTGACACACAAGTTGCAATTGCATTCGGAGCATCAGTCCAGCCGTTAACTAAAATTACACCTAAAGTTAAAATTACGGTTATTAGTAGTGGTGGATTACTTATAATCTGTGAAATGAAGTCGCTAAGTGTGATTGACATAACATTGTCCTCTTAAAATTCTAAAATTTTACACAAAAATAAATCAACCAAAATATTTATTCAATATTTGGATGAATTATTATTTTAAGAATAACATGTTAAAAATATTATTTCAATAGATTTTTAAATAATAATATTTGTAATTATTTAACATTACTTAGAAAACTGCAATTTGAATATCATTTCATATTACGGTAAAGCTAATGGTGAGGAGTGATTTTTATGAATGAATTTAACATAAAAAAATTACCGTTATTAGCTAATAAGCAAAACCCAATTCCAAATCCGGATGCTCAAAAAATTACTGCTGTTGTTAAGCATGGCAATCAAATTAGTGGGTATCAATTATCAAACGGAGACATTTTAACCAAGGAACAAGGTGTTGATTTAGCAAAATCAGGTGGAATAAAAGGTGTAGGAATAGCAACTAATAAAGGGAATGAATATTTACGCAGCCTTCCAGATGAAAGTGAAGGCAACAATCTTTCCAGCTTACCTGTAATAAACGATTAAACAAGAAACTTCCATTTAGTAAAATTTCTAAATGGAAGTTTTATAATTTTTGTGCAATTAAAACAAAAATTTCAGCATTATCAACCGTTTGGATTGGTGTTAACAAAGCTTTTTTAAAATAATCTTGTATTTTTGGGGCAGTTGGCAAATAGCTTGATTCCGCAACTTGACAAGGAGATTTATGTAATTCGTTAATCTCGTCCCTGCTTTGCGAATGACATATAATCAATTTACCATTTAGGGCTAAATAACCTGCTAAAACAGAAATAGCTTTTTCTTTATCTTCAAAATGAGGAAACATTGAATAACAAAAAATATAGTCAAATTGTTTAATAGGCAAGTTGATTTTCAAAATATCTCCAGTTAAAAACTTTACATTAGTATCTTTGTTTTTTTGCTTCGCTAATTCAATCATGTTTTCGGCAATATCTACTGCTACTATGCTACCGTTGCCTAAAATACGCTCATTATAATATGGTATCATTATACCGGTTCCTGTTCCAACATCGAGTATATTGGAATTAGGCTTTATTTGAACAAAATCTAAAATAACATTTATTTTTTCAGGATCATGTTGAGCGATTTCATCCCATTTATCTGCAATCGAATTAAAAAAAGTGCGGTTATCCATGTAGTTACCTCTTATTGATAATTTATTTTATATTTCGTTATTTTTTAGTTTAATCTGTCGAATGTCTTTACCGACAAATTTCAAACATTTATACAACGTCATTAGTCTCGATGCAACACGCTTATTGTATCTACTGTCTAATTCATTCAACATTAAATTTGTGTTGATAATAGTAGGTTTATTTAAATTTAATCTTGAATTTATAATATTGTATAGAGAGGAAGTATTAAACTGACTTTCGAACTCGGCTCCAAGATCATCAATAATAATTAAATCTGCATCTAAAACTGTTTGCATTGTGTTGGCTCCGTCTTCCCCTTTGCCAAAATATTCATCTTGCAAAGTTCGAAATAAATCGAGAGAAGATACATATAAAGCACGATAACCTTTATGGGCAATTGTATCTGCAATTGCAAGTGATAAATGTGTTTTGCCCAAACCGGTTTCTCCAATCATTAAAACACTTGGCGAATCTATAGAAAAAGTTTGGGCATATCTTGTGCAAAAGTCTAGTATATTGCTCATTATTTTTTTAGGTGAAACACCTGTACGTTCATCGGGAATATCGCTATAATATTTTAAATAAAAATTTTGAAAATTAGATGTTGATACGGTTGTTCGTTTGTTTAACTCTTGAACGTTTAGTTCTGTTAAAACATCTGTTAAGCAAGAACACTTTACACCGTCTACATATCCTGTATCATCGCATTGAGAGCAATAAAAATGTGTGTCTAAGTAATCTGGGGTATATCCATTTTGAATTAGTATATCTTTAATCTCATTTTGAATTGCTAAATTTTCATTTTTAATACTCGTAATTTGAGTTTCCGTATTAAATTCATTAAAAACGGTACGTATCACTTTTAAACTGGTTAGTGCAAGTTTCTGATATAAGTCTTTGATATATGGAATTTTGAGACAAACTTCATCGTATCGTTGATTGGCAATACGTCTTGCTTTTTGTTCCCTTTGAGAGATAATCTTTAACGCTCTCATAAAGTTTTCATTTGCCATATGAGTTCTCCGTTTCGTATTATTTTAATTTAGGCACATTATCCCAAAATCGATCAAGTTCATCAACATCATACGATGCATTTTGGGAATTCTTTTTATTCGCTTTTCTTGGTTCCGATTCCACGCCCATAACTTCTTCTATTGTTTTATAACCTTTTTCGTGCCAAGAAAGAAGAATCTTGTTTATATAAGGAAAGGCAAGCTTGCCTATTGATGCAATCGTTTTTTCATACGCATATTTTATCATATCAAGGTCAAATCCATATTGGTCAAACCATCTATTGATAAATTCTCGTTCAGAATCTGTTAATGCCCTCGTATCAATTCCAAATATTTTCTGTACTTTACATTGATTTGTTTTTGATTTTTTTAATAAATTTAAATATTGCTCCGCTAATTCATGTGTTACAATGCCATTATCCGCCCAATTAGCACATACTTTTTCAATATAACGTGCATTAACTTTATCAATAGAAACACAATATTCAAGTGCCATTAAAACAACGTCAGCTGGCAACCTAATAAATTCTAGAATATGTACTATCGTTTTATGCTCTACTGAGGTAATAGGTCGCTGCAATAAATTTTCCATACACTCTAATAAATAAGTAAGTTCTTTACTTGAAATAATAGCTTGTTGCTGAATGTTTTGCGGTTGTGCGGCTTTGGAAAGCAAAACGACAGAGGGGTTTACTTTTTCTGTTTCAATGGGTATTAGTAACTGTTTTTCAATCCAGTATTGTATTGCTTTGTTAATTTTGCCTTCGGATACATTTAATAAATTTGAAAGTAAATTGGAGCTATAGCTTTTATCTGCGTTTTTAAAAATCAATAAAATAACCTTTAAATAAATCGGATCTAAACTTTCAAAAGAATCATCAATTATGCTTTTAGGTATGGCAAAATTATTTTGATAGGATTCGAAATTAATTTTATATGACATGATGATCTCCTCTGAATTTCATATTCATAAATTATTGTTGTTTATAGACAAATATTATAACATAGCTGCAAATTTAAAACAATTAGGATTTCATACAATTAATATAATTTAACTATTTTTATCTCTTCCATTTTAATAAGAAATATGATAAAATATTAATAATTATATTAACGGAGGTAGTCATGAGCAAAGAAACAATTGTTCCTGGAATTGGAATTGGCGGTTTGAAAGATAAATATGACATTAAAATTTTAATATGCTATTTACTCCACACAATACAAACACCTCTTTCAAGAGATCAGCTTAATTATGTATTTCAAGATGATCAAATAGTGAATTATTTTAGCTTTTGTGATGCATTGGCAGAATTATTGGAAACAAATCATATACAAACCAAAAGGCAATGCAATCAAGAAGTATTTGAGTTAAATGCTCTAGGCGTTGAAACTGCTAAACAGCTTTATCAATCATTACCAACCTCTTTAAGAGATCGAGTTGTTACAACTGCAATGAAGCTTTTAGCAAACATCAAAAATGAAAAAGAAAATGAAGTTATTATAAAGCCATATAAAAATGGGTATTTAGTAAAATGTACAATTCATGAAATTAACTTTGATTTGATGTCCTATGAAGTATTTGTTCCCGATCTATTACAAGCCGAAAAAATCAAAGTCAAGTTTCAAGAAAAGCCATCTAAAATATATCAAGGGCTCATTCAATTATTACTGGATGATTAACCTTTATAATAGTATAAGTTATCAGTTCAGTCAGCATTTACATGCTGACTTCAGTCTGAAGAAAAAGCCCGATTTTGGCGTAACCAAAGTCGGGCTTTTGAATATATGGTTGAAAATTTGAAAAAAGTGCAAAGGATACAAAAAGGAGAGTTCACCCTCCACTTATGTATTGCAGCTTTTTAAGGTTCATGCACGCAAATTTAAGCCTAACCCAGTTTGTTACTTGGGCAAGACCTCGATAAGGTGTATAACGCATTGCGTATTTTTCTTTCGCATCAGCAAAAACTCGCTCAATCGTTTCTTTTCGCTGTGCATAAAGATCTTTGTATTTTATTGCATAACGAATATCTGAAACTTGCTCTAAGTACTCATGCCAAACATGAACTGTGTATTGTTTCTGGAATTCTTTACTTTCAGTGCATTTGTAACGAAACCCACAGATTTTACAGTCGTTTGGATTGCTTTTAAATTCTTTGTATCCTTCTCTATTCGTGGTGGAATAGTGTAAAACTTTATTGTTTGGACATACTACACAGTCAAAATATTCATCATATGAAAAATCATATTTCTTAAAAAAGCCTTGTTTTGTCATTGGTCTACGATATGGTACTAATAAATCTTTTCCATCATCTATAAGTCTTTTTGCAATATAGGGAGTATTGTAGGCACTATCTGCCACTATTGTTTGGATTTCGGGGTGGTTTTCTTTTAATTTATCATACAAATCATCGAATGCTACGCTGTCATGTACATTGCCTGCTGTTACATGAACATCTACAATGTAGCCTTTTTTGTCACAAGCTGTATGTGCTTCATAAGCAAGGCATTTCTTATGCTCTCCTTTATGAAATACACCGCTTTCAGGGTCAGTGGTTGATTCATTGATGATTTTTTCTTCTATTTTAGGTGGCTTTGTATCGTCAAATGGCTTTTTTTTATGTTCTTCTCTATCTTTATTGATTTCGTCCATTAGTTGTTTCTCATAATGTTTTGCTGCTACGGGGATTGATTTCTTTACAACCTTTTTTATATTTGCATTTGCTTTTATATGGGTTCCATCTACAAATACCACCTCTGGGTCAAGATATCCCATATCATTGATTTCATTCAATATCCAGTTGAAAATGCATGCAATAGTATTCTCGTTAAATCTATGTTTAAAGGCATAACTTATTGTTGTAAAGTGAGGTATTTGTTCTGTCATTAAATATCCTAAAAACCAACGATATGCACAGTTCATTTGTACTTCTTCTACCAATTTGCGCAACGAACTTATTCCATACAAATGTTGTATTAAGACCATTTTGATTAGTACTACTGGGTCTATGCTTGGTCTTCCATTATCTTTACAATACAAATCCTCTACGAAATCATATATATGACAGAAATCCACTGCACTATCTATTTTTCTAAGCAAATGTTCTGCTGGAATAAATTCTTCTAAGCACAAAAACTCTACTTGTGTTCGGTCTTTTTTAGCTTTAACTAACATTTAATCACCCTATTTAATTATACCATTTTTCGCGTCAAAAGTCCCCTAAATCATCGAATTTAGGAGACTTTTTCTACAAGCTGCAGTCAGCATTTACATGCTGACTTTTTGTTTGCCTTTTATAAACTTTTTATTAAAATTTTAGTACAAACGCCAAAATGGGTAGCTACTAAATAATTAGTATCTACCCTTACACTCTATACTATTTTTAATAATTTAATCCATCAGATTTATTTTCTGAAATAACCAAACAATTATCTTTTTTGAGCTGCTGATTACTCTTGCATCAGTAATCATACCGGCTTTAATCTCTCGAACTTCACCCTTTACGTTTTTAAGTTTAGTTTTATCTACGATTGCTTCAGCTTTATAAAACTTTCTTGGATTAGCGTCATTAACAAAGGAATCAGCTGAAATAGATACGATTGAACCAGTAATTTTTCCATATTCATTTAGCGGCATTGAGTGTAGTAGTCAAGCAAAGTTGTAACACCAGTGTATAAATTTTATGCAGCAGTTCTGGCTACTGCAGGTGGAAGACCGCCATTGTATGTGTGAGGTCGCACATGATTGTACCATCCATACACAAACTCATAGATTCCTTTATCCATTTCATCAGCTGATTGAAATGTAAACAAGTTAAAGAATTCGTTCTTTAATGTATTATAAAAGCGTTCCATTGGCGCATTATCATAAGGGCATCCAGCACGACTCATGCTCTGCTGAATGTGAGCCTTTTGGCAGTAGTCATTAAATTCTTTAGATGTAAATTGACTTCCTTGGTCGCTATGCAAAATTAGCCCTCTTGGTGGTTTGTGACGTTTGATTGCTATTTTCAATGTCTCTATTCCAAGTTCAGCAGTTATATGATTTCCATCTAGTGTCGCTACTGCTGAGCGATCATACAAATCAATAATAGAACAGTTATACCTCATTGTCCCATCTTTTTGTGGAAGGTAGGTGAAATCAGTACACCATACCATGTTGGGCTGTTCTACATCAAAGTTTTGATTCAGAAGATTCGGAAATATTTTATTTGGTATTCCTTTTTTATAAATAGGTTTTTTCTTACGAACTATCGAGCTTAATCCAAGTTCAAACATGTACTTATATATGGTTGAATAACAATATGTAAAACCATATGGAATTAGTAAATCACGCATCATTCGATAGCCTTGAACTCCATTTGTAGCATGATATATTTCAACGATTTTTCGTTGAGTCATTGTCTTTTGCTCTCGATAATTAGCTTTTCTGTCTTTTAAAAAGTTATAGTATGCGTTGGGATATATGTTAAGCCTACGTAGAAGCCATCTAAGTCCAAACTCTTCTTTATTATTCTGGATAAACTGATACTGGTCTATTCTATTTCCTTCGCAAAGAATGCCGCTGCCTTTTTTAAAAATGCGTTTTCCTTTTGTGATTCAGCGAGTTCTTTACGCAACCGTCGAATTTCTTCATAAGCATCAGTTTCTTGTTTAATTTCAGGTTTTGTTTGGCATTCTTTACGGCGTTGTTGCAACCAATATGTAATTGTCCCTTGTCCAAGATAATATTCTTCAGTTAGGCTTTTCTTTGTACGTCCTTCTTCCAAATAGAGACGCAAAACTTTTTCTTTGAGCTCTGGCTCATACTTATTGTAGTTTGTCATGTTGTATCCACTCCTTGATTTCAATTTATTATATCAGATTTCTATATCAAGGTGTTACAACTTTATTATATCAGGTCAATATTAAGTGTTTAATGTAATATACACATTAAGAATGGTTAGATGAATTGAATCATATTTTTCATTACATCTTTTAATTCCTATTAAAAACAATAAACTAAAAGATATAATGCTAAAAAAAACAAATATTTTAAAATTTAAAATTAGCGAAATTATTGCACACATTGTTCCAATGGCAATACATAAATAATAATACGTTTTAAATTTATCTCTCCCTTTTAAATAATGGTGATGTATTGTTCTTGATCTTCAACAATAATAGCGGGAGAAATTGTTGTGTCTTTTATACCAAAATATTCTTCAACAAAATCCTCAGCATCCTCTTTTGATTTTAGATTTCCAGCAATTGTATTCAAATCTAGTTTTTTTAATTCAAAACTGCTATCGAACTCGACAAATCAACCATTTTAACTATTCCTTTCCTCTAATATCCAAACAAATCGGTAAATGGTTTATAGGCATTATTGAAATATTGATAAAACTGAACATTTGTTTGTAACGGGTTTACTTTCTTAATGCCTATTTCTGCTGTTGGATCTTTATAATATGTTTTATCACCAATTTTTATTGCTACCCATCCATGTCGTCCATTTGGTGTATCTCCTAATACGATATAAGCATCTATTCCAACTCGATTGCATAAATTTTTTAAAATACATGAAAATCCAGTACATGTACCTTTCCTATCATTAACACTGGTTATGCTTCCTGCGGAAATTTCTTTTCGTAGATCATAACCAACAATATCTTTTGTAGTCAGAAATTTTTCAATTGTAGGCTCATAAAC
It encodes:
- a CDS encoding inorganic phosphate transporter encodes the protein MSITLSDFISQIISNPPLLITVILTLGVILVNGWTDAPNAIATCVSTKSISPRAAIIMAAIFNFLGVLVMTTINSTVAMTIYNMVDFKGNTHNAFVALCAAMFAIVIWAVTAWYFGIPTSESHALIAGISGAAIALQNGLSGINGSEWMKVLYGLVLSTFLGFALGWITTKVITLICKRMDRRKTNGFFKNGQVAGGAMMAFMHGAQDGQKFMGVFMLGIFLANGQGDVTNFTIPIWLMVLCSAVMGIGTSIGGYRIIKAVGMDMVKLEKYQGFSADVAATGCLLLSSLTGVPVSTTHTKTTAIMGVGAAKRLSCVNWSVVKEMVLTWVLTFPGCGLIAYVFTKVFIMIF
- the ispF gene encoding 2-C-methyl-D-erythritol 2,4-cyclodiphosphate synthase, which translates into the protein MPRIGHGYDVHKLVKDRKLILGGVNIEHDVGLLGHSDADVLTHSIMDALLGAAGLGDIGLHFPDTDSQYKNADSILLLKHVIQILKQKNYKISNLDCTIIAQAPKLRPFINQMTLNIANACEIDSNQVNIKATTEEGLGFTGEKAGIASHCVCIIE
- a CDS encoding IS3 family transposase (programmed frameshift) gives rise to the protein MTNYNKYEPELKEKVLRLYLEEGRTKKSLTEEYYLGQGTITYWLQQRRKECQTKPEIKQETDAYEEIRRLRKELAESQKENAFLKKGSGILCEGNRIDQYQFIQNNKEEFGLRWLLRRLNIYPNAYYNFLKDRKANYREQKTMTQRKIVEIYHATNGVQGYRMMRDLLIPYGFTYCYSTIYKYMFELGLSSIVRKKKPIYKKGIPNKIFPNLLNQNFDVEQPNMVWCTDFTYLPQKDGTMRYNCSIIDLYDRSAVATLDGNHITAELGIETLKIAIKRHKPPRGLILHSDQGSQFTSKEFNDYCQKAHIQQSMSRAGCPYDNAPMERFYNTLKNEFFNLFTFQSADEMDKGIYEFVYGWYNHVRPHTYNGGLPPAVARTAA
- a CDS encoding ATP-binding protein, with amino-acid sequence MANENFMRALKIISQREQKARRIANQRYDEVCLKIPYIKDLYQKLALTSLKVIRTVFNEFNTETQITSIKNENLAIQNEIKDILIQNGYTPDYLDTHFYCSQCDDTGYVDGVKCSCLTDVLTELNVQELNKRTTVSTSNFQNFYLKYYSDIPDERTGVSPKKIMSNILDFCTRYAQTFSIDSPSVLMIGETGLGKTHLSLAIADTIAHKGYRALYVSSLDLFRTLQDEYFGKGEDGANTMQTVLDADLIIIDDLGAEFESQFNTSSLYNIINSRLNLNKPTIINTNLMLNELDSRYNKRVASRLMTLYKCLKFVGKDIRQIKLKNNEI
- a CDS encoding DUF4364 family protein codes for the protein MSKETIVPGIGIGGLKDKYDIKILICYLLHTIQTPLSRDQLNYVFQDDQIVNYFSFCDALAELLETNHIQTKRQCNQEVFELNALGVETAKQLYQSLPTSLRDRVVTTAMKLLANIKNEKENEVIIKPYKNGYLVKCTIHEINFDLMSYEVFVPDLLQAEKIKVKFQEKPSKIYQGLIQLLLDD
- a CDS encoding IS1182 family transposase yields the protein MLVKAKKDRTQVEFLCLEEFIPAEHLLRKIDSAVDFCHIYDFVEDLYCKDNGRPSIDPVVLIKMVLIQHLYGISSLRKLVEEVQMNCAYRWFLGYLMTEQIPHFTTISYAFKHRFNENTIACIFNWILNEINDMGYLDPEVVFVDGTHIKANANIKKVVKKSIPVAAKHYEKQLMDEINKDREEHKKKPFDDTKPPKIEEKIINESTTDPESGVFHKGEHKKCLAYEAHTACDKKGYIVDVHVTAGNVHDSVAFDDLYDKLKENHPEIQTIVADSAYNTPYIAKRLIDDGKDLLVPYRRPMTKQGFFKKYDFSYDEYFDCVVCPNNKVLHYSTTNREGYKEFKSNPNDCKICGFRYKCTESKEFQKQYTVHVWHEYLEQVSDIRYAIKYKDLYAQRKETIERVFADAKEKYAMRYTPYRGLAQVTNWVRLKFACMNLKKLQYISGG
- a CDS encoding CAP domain-containing protein, encoding MKKKYVILMTSVLVFVIMAIVVYTMNFSFLKNTASKNSEKNSTAVETMKDISQQSNENQETSSDITKASSTNENSSSQKVSTSKNNASSQAVEKAATTKPSNTNSTTATRQNTNSISKPAPPPPPKLPITSSDFSQFQTRVLDLVNQERAKAGLNPLTLNAKLSSVATKKSQDMADLNYFDHTSPTYGSPFDMMKQFGVSYQTAGENIAKGQTSPEQVMDGWMNSPGHRANILNASFTQLGVGVVKNANGQLIWTQMFIG
- a CDS encoding DUF3892 domain-containing protein, translated to MNEFNIKKLPLLANKQNPIPNPDAQKITAVVKHGNQISGYQLSNGDILTKEQGVDLAKSGGIKGVGIATNKGNEYLRSLPDESEGNNLSSLPVIND
- a CDS encoding formate/nitrite transporter family protein, with the protein product MTIQKNFLSGIMSGIYISLGATLYLYIENHIIGAMFFTLGIFLVSSFYNYLFTRVVPLSTATKEYNAIDIAIAYVGNFIGTFVYAFLLSNTRLANKLKHTIDIVATSKMKDSFLSLIIMGIFCAVMVGYGVLASVKYKDNKIVVLTFYFILVAGFVILGFDHIVANFFYYSFYSLLFGFKLAILPAALAVTIGNLIGGLLIGYLYQIEQKINN
- a CDS encoding DnaD domain protein; this translates as MSYKINFESYQNNFAIPKSIIDDSFESLDPIYLKVILLIFKNADKSYSSNLLSNLLNVSEGKINKAIQYWIEKQLLIPIETEKVNPSVVLLSKAAQPQNIQQQAIISSKELTYLLECMENLLQRPITSVEHKTIVHILEFIRLPADVVLMALEYCVSIDKVNARYIEKVCANWADNGIVTHELAEQYLNLLKKSKTNQCKVQKIFGIDTRALTDSEREFINRWFDQYGFDLDMIKYAYEKTIASIGKLAFPYINKILLSWHEKGYKTIEEVMGVESEPRKANKKNSQNASYDVDELDRFWDNVPKLK
- a CDS encoding class I SAM-dependent methyltransferase, which encodes MDNRTFFNSIADKWDEIAQHDPEKINVILDFVQIKPNSNILDVGTGTGIMIPYYNERILGNGSIVAVDIAENMIELAKQKNKDTNVKFLTGDILKINLPIKQFDYIFCYSMFPHFEDKEKAISVLAGYLALNGKLIICHSQSRDEINELHKSPCQVAESSYLPTAPKIQDYFKKALLTPIQTVDNAEIFVLIAQKL
- a CDS encoding DUF47 domain-containing protein, which encodes MKRENDYFKTFVKLVDYSCSASKLLHEIFSDYGSHNLEERMQQMHAVEHSADDEKHEMMKKLVREFITPIEREDIIALSQEIDDVTDTIEDVVIRLYMYNVHSIRADALEFSSVILKCCEALKVCMEEFYNFNKSTIIHELIVKVNGYEEDADKLYCKAVRNLFIENPDSTEIIIWKEIYEKLEKCCDSCEHVANVVESIIMKNT